The following nucleotide sequence is from Veillonellaceae bacterium.
GAAGACCCATTATCGAAGAATTGGTCGGCATGTTAGTATTTTTATCGATGCCTTTAAAGGTCTCCGGCGAAGGCCCAACATCTCTCGCTGCCAATGCGTAAAAACCGCGGGTACTGCCCATCATCAAGCCGTTTAACGTGCCGAGACAAGAGATAACAACAAAGACGAATAGCACTACACCACCTGCGTTTGTGAATACAGTTGAGAACGCCAGTTTTGCGCCTGCTTCGCCGCCTTTCATAATCACACTGTTTTCCACCGCTCCGGCAAGGCCGGTGTAATATAAGATATAAATCAAAGCAACGAAAAGAGTGCCGAAGGTCAGCGCTCGAGGCAAGTTTTTCTTGGAATCTTTAAGTTCGGCATTAATACTTGTGGCAATAATCCAGCCTTCATAAGCAAACGCGGTTGCAACAACTGCGGTAAATAGAGGGTTTTCGCTTACATCGGCAATGACACCGCCGGTGAAATTTTCAATTAAAATGCCGCTTTTTAAGCCAGAAAATATGCCGACTACGGCCATTAGTGCGAGCGGGATAAGTTTTATTATCGTTGTGGAAACCTGAAACTTACCGGCAAGTCTTGGCGAAAGCGCATTTAAGGCATAGCTTGCAACTAGATAAAACCCAGACAGTGCCATTGCCTCTGCTCCGACAATATTCCACCCTAGTAATACGCAGGTATACCGTGCTGAAACCCAGGCAAGTACCGAGGTAATAGTTGGATAGTAAATAACTGCCATGAACCAGCCGATGAAATAACCATACTGGCCGCCGAGCGTAACCTCAGCGTAGTCGACAATACCGTTTACTTTTTCATACATTGTGGCCATCGTAGCAAATACATAGGCGCAGACAATCATAATCATTCCGCCGATAGCCCAGGCTAGAATACCTAACGGCAGATCACCTCCGGTGGCAGTTAAAATTTTCTCAGCTTTAAAGAAAACCCCACTGCCAATTACAATTCCAACAACCATAGCAATTGCGGTCAAAAGGCCATACTTTTTCTGAAGAGCATTTTCCAAAGTTATCGACCCCTTAATACGTTTTAATGCATTTTGGAATTCAGAAGGTTTTTTAGAGCAGGTTTAGTAAGATTGCTATAAGCTAGAAAAATAAAAAAAACACTCCGTAGAGTTCAGAATTATCTAAGGTAACCATTAACTTAGACCATACTTCCGCCCTACTGTATAAATCATATTTCTGCTCTTAATTCGCAAAAAACCTACTGATTGCTCCATACTACACATGACTATTATATACTGGATTATCACTATATGGAATATATGGTAATAATAAATGTAAAAGCGATGATGGATTATTGTTAGCGAAGATCGAAGGTTTTGACTCATAGGAGCGGTTTTCTGCTATAATTACACATAATAACGGAATAGGAGAAAGCAATGAAAAAATCAATTATACTCACAGCTATTATTTTAATAACTTTAGTGAATATCGCTCTGGCACAGCAAAACACCAATCTATTTGTTGTAGACCATAAATATCAAAAAGGTTCTTTTGATATCATTTATCCTTATTTCAAAGGCATGAATAATACGGCCGCTCAGGACAAGATCAATAAGGAACTTAAAATAATGATTGATAAATTTATTGCAGACAATAACAACGATACGACCAGCGAAGCTATCGTAAAATATAAAGTGCATCACCTTTCACCGGAGATGATAAGCTTTACCGTTACAAGATATACCTATACCGGTGGCGCTCATGGCGCTTCCTTTAGGGAAGGTTATACATATGACTTAAATTCAGGTGAACGGTATGAATTTAGTGATCTGTTCGAATTTGACAGTTCTGCCAGGGCTAATATTAATGAACAGATTACTGAACAAATTAAAGAGCGAGGCATTCCCATCTTCGAACCTTTTCAAGGGATTAACGACAGACCGTTTTTTTACATCGCGGATAATGGTCAGCCAATCATATTCTTTCAACAATATGAAGTTGGCCCTTATTCAGTAGGTATACTAGAGTTCGCTGTTATGGCCAAAAAGGTTAATTAATATGCACAAATTCGTAGGCGCAGAAACTGGCATTAAGTCCCCTGTCAATACTATATTGGGAGCTAATGTTGGGTACGCTGAGGATCAAAAATAGTACAAAGCTTCAAGCGGGACTTACCGGAACAACGAAATGCTTTAAGGATTTATGGTAATTTAGATTGTGCATCAAATATGAGGCTGTCTCCAAATAGAAGTTCAAAAAAGAGCCAAAAACCATTGCTCAATGGCTTGGCTCTTTTTCGTCGATATCTCTTCTATCCAGATGTTTGGGTAAACACGGGGTTAGGTTTTTTGTTTTTTGACTTATTTAAAATTCCCGCTAATTAACGTTTGAATACTGCCATCTTCCAGTTCCCAAGCCATGACCTACCAACGCTCCCGATATCAGAAGAACTAAACCGTGCATAGTATTCTGTAATAATAATTGACCTTATCCCGGCTCAATAGACACGATAAACGCACAATATCTAATGAATTCATAGAATCCTTTGATGCTAAAAAACTTAATACAGTATGTCTAACGGATATACCTATATTCTCGTATATGAGGTTCTATACGTTTAGAAGTTCCACCTGGTACCCAAGTTAACTTGCCAAGGAGTTTTCACCTTGTCGCCGGTAGTACGGCTGACTTCCAAATAGCCATCGGTCTTTTCGCTCAATGCACCGGTGACGCCGACTGCCAGTTCCAGCCAATTTTCTTTCAGGTTCTGTTCTAGCGTCACCGGTGCATGACCGCCTGACGCCATAGTGACACGCGAGTTAGCATTAAACTCTCTAACCAACGAGGCCTTTGCATAGAAGTTACCACTGTCAGTTGTACGGCCTGCAGCTAGTCCCAGACGGCCGATGACGCTGTTTAAGCTGTTGTGGCGGACTGTAGTGCCGTCACTAGCTGTATAAGAGTCTGAACCAATTCGACCCAGGGTTAGCTCGGCCTGCGGTTCCAGGTACCAATTACCGGCAAGCTGTTTACGCCAGCCGTATTCGGCTGAGAAGCTGGTGCCCCAGTTGCGGTAGCTGCCGCTCACTTTGGTATTGTCCGGATCATTTAGGTAACTATCATAGCTGGTTTTCAGACGCCCTTGTTTGATGATGAGGTCAAGGAAATGTCCGCTTTCACCTAGCCAGGCGGCATAACCGCCAATGCTCAGGCTGGTCGCATCGCCGCTGCCATGTGCCAAACTAAGGTCTGAGTCAAGATAGCCGACGACGTAGCCGGCACGCCAAGTGCGGCCCCAGAAATCGACCTTGCTATCATGACCACCCTGGATGGCGGTATAGCGCTGGGTGGTGCTGCGGGTACCGATATTGGCGATTTCCTGCTCACCTTTGTAGACCTGCACCCAGTCTCCGCTTTCTCCAGGGTTGTTTCGCAGCTCGCCCATGCGCCGGATCAGGCTGTTATTCTCCTGCCGCCAAATCATTAGGCTGCCGGTTGCAGCATCAGAGGCGGTGTAGCAGGTCTCACTGGGTTCAGGCAACCCGGAATCAGATAAATCAAGACCGGTAATTGACCAGACAGTGCCGTCCGGACTGGCTGCCAGGGTCGGCGTGTAACGGTAAGCTCCGTAGTCGGTGGCGACTGCGCTAAAGCCGATACCGCTGCCAGGTACTGCGGCAAAGGGCACAGAAACGCCGTCAATCGTATCGTCGCTTTCGTATAAGGGATCATAGGCAATCTGCAGAGTGTGCTGCACCGAACCGCCGCTGGCAATGGTGATGTGGTCGGCTTTGCCCTTCGCCAGGTCGGTGGCAATGATAAAATTAGCTGCGCCGGTAAGTTTATCAATGGTAAGTCTGCGGTCCGCAGTCTTGTTGATACTTTCTGGGGTAACGTTACTTAAAATAATTTTGCCGCCGGTTACCGTCAGATCCTCGATAGTATAGGATAAGTCGTTGTCCAATCCTGCTTGAATACTTCCCTGATTCAGGATAGTGCTGCCAGCTAGAGTAGCTCCGTCATTGATGAGGATGACAGAGCCGCCGTTGATAGTGGTATCTGTGACAATGGCGCCTGATCGCACAGTTTGCCAGCCGCCATTATGGACGGTAGTGTTCGTGGCACTACCGCTGTTGTACACATTCTGCTTCCCACCGCTGTTGATCGTGGTGCCAGTGGTGCTGCCATCCGCATTCACATTTTGCTCGCCACCGTTGATTGTGGTGCCAGTAGTGCTGCCGCCTGCATTCACATTTTGCTCGCCACCGTTGATTGTGGTGCCAGTGGCAGTGCCGCTATTGTATACAATCTGCTCCCCGCCGCTGTTTATCATGGAGCTGCTGGCGCTGCCGCCATTCACAACCTGCTGACCACCGCTGTTGATGGTGGTCGCACTGGCTGTGCCGTATAACTCCTGTAAGCCGTAACTATAGATGTCGCCAGCGGAGTCAATAAATCCATTTATGGTAGTGTTATTAGCGATGCCGCCTGTAGACACAATCTGCTGGCCGCCGCTGTTAATCGTGGTGTCGGTAGCAGTACCGCCAGAGAACACCTCCTGTTGGCCGTCGTTGATCGTGGTATCAGTGGCAGTACCACCACCGTATACCTTCTGATCGCCGAAGTTGTTGATCGTGCTGCTAGTGGCAGTACCGCCAATGTTTATGTCCTGCCTTCCGCCGCTGATGGTAGTGTGAATAGCCTTGCCGCCGAGGCGTACATTTTGTTCTCCTCCTGCATGAATAATCGTGCTAATAGCACTGCCGCCGGACACGTCTTGCTTGCCGCCGCTGATCGTGGTGCCGGTGGCACTGCCGGACAACTCCTGCGTACCGCCGCCGTGGATGGTAGTGCCAGCAGCGCTGCCGCCATTGTATACATACTGCCAGCCTTCGTTGTTGATAGTGGCACTTACCGCGGTAGCGCCACTAGAGACAGTCTGCGTGCCGCCGCTTTGAATGCTGCCGTTAGTGGCGGTACCGCCGGAGTGCACAGTCTGCTTACCGCCGTCCATAATCATGCTGCCGCTGGTAGTGCCGTATACAGTCTGCGTGCCGTAAACATTGAGGTTATTGGCAGTGCCGCCCAAATACACATTCTGCTGACCGCCAGCACTGATAATGGTATTGGTGGCAGTAGCGCCGCTAGATACTTGCTGGATGCCGCCGCTTTGAATAGTTGTATTGGTAGCGATGCCGCCGGATCCGTTATGGAAACGCACTGTTTGATTACCGCCACTGTGGATAAGGGTGTCTTCGGCACTACGATACACAAACTGTGTGCCGCCGCTAATAGTAGTATCTTTCGCTGTGCCGCTATGCACATTCTGAATGCCACTGCTGATTATGGTGCCACTGACGGTGCCGCCGTTCACGTTTTGAAATCCACCGTTAATAATGGTGCCGGTCGCGCTGCCGCCGGAGCTCACCAACTGGTGACCGCTGTTGATAGTAGTACTGGTGGCACTGCCACCGTTATTCACATTCTGTATGCCACCGTTAACAACGGTGTTGGTCGCGCTGCCACTGGCGTTCACATTCTGCGTGCCGCCCTTGTTGATGATGTCTCCGTCGGCGGGGCTGTTCTCAAGTTCGACATTTTTTGTAACTCCATCATTTATTACCTCTGCATAAGCGGTGCTAAAAAACAAGCGATCTAATAGTTGACCGCCGCGGTTGAAGCTATTGGCCAATTCCCGCTCAATTTCGCCTCGCCTGGCGACGGGGGCGGTGACATCGATAGTGGCCAGGGGGAGAGCGATTGGCGCGGCATTATTGAAGCCGTTGACCAGAGCGATAACAACCGCAAGCTGCTTTTGCCAGCTGCGGCTTTTGTTCTTCTTGATTTGTTTTACCATGAATTTTTTCGCTCCTTTCTTGGTTGCAGGTTATAATCAAGCATTAACCGGTCAATTATACCGTTTACATAGTCGGCATTAATGAATCGGGTACACTCGAACTGCCGGTCGGTGTTCTTGTGCCGTGGGCACCAGGCAAAATCATCGTGCTCGAATTCAATGGCGCTGTCTGTCCAGCAGCCGTTGCAGACATGATAATTGATAGCTCTGTAGGGGGTGTAGAATTCAGTGATAGGCAGGCTGAATCCACTGATAATAATCACTGGCTTTCCCACCGCCCAGGCCAGCCAGGATAAACCGCTGGAAAGCCCGACAAAGAAGTCAGCGTGAAAAAGAAGGTCAACCCGCTCTATGAGGGGTAACGAACCTGTAAAGTCCTCAGCTCCATAGGGAATGGTGTTCCAACGACTGCCTGATCCGTGGCAGCTTTCCTTGTCGATGCATAACACACGGTAACCCTTCTCCTTTAAATATTTGACCACATTCATCCAGCCGGATCCGTTATTCCAGTACTTGGCCTGACTGGTAGCCTGAGCGGCAATACAGACATAGGGTTCTGCGATCAGCCGCTCTGGGTTTTGCGGCAATATACAAGGACGGATTTCCACTGGGTCTAACCCGAGAATATAGGGAATTGTTTTCTGTAAACCCACGATGCGCCAGTCCACCGGCTGATGCATCCGGTCATCACAAGGGAAGAAAATGCCCATATAATATGAAGCATAAAGTTCCGGAGGGCGTTCGTCCGGGCCGATGAAGTGCAATTCTGGGTAAGCGGGGCTGAACAAGTCGGCTAGTTCGGGCGCCATAGCGCAATAGACCTCACAATTATGCTTATACTTAAAGACCTGGGCATAGGGAAACCAAGCAATAATGTCACCAATGGTGCCAACAGGAAATTTAATGAGAACTTTTTTACCGGCGAGGGCAAGGTCATGGCGAAGCACGAGTTGTTCGTCAAGATAGATTTCCAGGCCAAAGTTGACGTAATATTTTTTGGTGCTGGTAGCAATGACATTGTCAGCCTTGGCGTCATAGAGGGTAACGCAACAATCGCGGTCAATAATTTTGACACGCCAATTGCCGGCCGGAACCTTGATGCGGGCACCGTAGTTGAAGTCGAATTCTAGGCCATCAATATCAGTTTTACAGGTGAGAGGGCCAGCATCAAAAGATACATAGGGCTTTTTAGTCGACATGTTGCCGACGGATTCCAACTGCGAATCATGCATAGGCTAAAGTCCTTTCTTTGATTCTTGTCGATAAATCTACTATTTATATATGATAGTTAATGATTCTGAACAAAAATTGAACATAACCGTGGACTGAAGCAATTTGAAAGAATACTAAAAGCCCCCGAAATCGGGGGCTTTTAGATCAAGCCGCTTGGCTGTGAAAACTAGTCTTATTTTAAAATGTTCAATTTATGTTCAGAACGAACTGCTAAAATTGGATTATTCAGTAAGTTCATTTGTGAAAGCAGTTCTCTGTTTCGACTATTACTGCAAGGAGGTGATACTGCGTTCAATTGCGTCAAGCGTAATACGCCGCGAAAGCATCATAGGTAGAGGAGGGCAGTTTGTTGCCTAATTGGATGGTAGAACTTAGAGATATTTAATCAGTTGAAGGAGGTACAAAAATGAAGAGAATCACCATCGTATTTGTTGCGATAATCCTAATGGTCGCAACTCTTGGATTGGTTGGCTGCGGCACAAACAAGGAAGCAGCTAAGGCGCCGCCAGCTGCAGCACCGAAAAATGTAAACCAACAGAAATCGACGCCTGTGGTTGCAGACAAAAGCAAATATCTGACGGTCGCTGATGTCGAAAATGTCAGTGGCCTAACAGGAATAAAACTAGTGGCGAAAGACCCAAATAAGGGAGCGGGCGGAGACCTGAATTTTGCCACAGCTGATGAAAAATTGTTTGTAATGTTTAAACTGAGTAGCGCTTCAGCGTATAAAACCTATGCGAATTCTACAAATATGTTCCATTCGACAATCACAGGAATTGGTGAGGAAGCATTTATCGGACCGAAGAATTCGCCTCAATACGGCTTACTATTTCGCAAAGGCCAGCATACGGTAGAGTTATATAGCTATTTAGTCCCTCCCAACGGTACAACGCTGACGATAGATCAACTTAAGCAGTTGGGCAAGATTGTAGAAAGCAGATTATAGACAATAATTTAATCAAAGGGGGGAAGGCGGTCACGAGCCGCGATCAAATGAAGAGAACATTATTGCTGATTGTATTCTGTGCTCTATATCTAGTTACGTTACCGGTCGTATGGGCAAACCCAGATGATGGGGCAAGTATCCCCTACTTTTCCCGTATGCCTAACTATTATGTCGATGACAATATGGATCGTGATTTTGATGAATTCCACTTTATTACCTCCGATGGAATCCAGACAATAGAAGGGAAAAAATATCAAGTAATCTATTCGATAAATGATGATAAAACTGCGGCCAGTCCTTTGCAGATCACTCGCAATTACGCAAATGCAGTCGCAGCCATGTCTGGCATCAAGCTGTTCGAAGGGGAAAACGCTGAAGGCAGAGTAGGGCGAGTCGCAACATTTAAGGTAATAAAAGGCGATAAGGAGCTTTGGCTTGATGTTAACGCCTACAACGACGGAAATGCATTTACTGTAACCTTGATTGAAAAGGAAGCCATGTATCAAGACATTACAGCAAGCGGTCTCCTGGAATCACTGAATAGCGCCGGACACGTTGCCGTTTATCTTAATTTCGACACGGCAAGAGCAGATATTAAACCAGAACATGATCAGATCATCACAGAAATCTATCGCTTGCTGGCAGCTAACCCTGGTCTTAAACTAACCATTGAGGGACATACTGATACGATTGGTTCAGCAGAGGACAATAAACTGCTGTCTGAAAAGCGCGCACAGGCAGTAGTAAAAGTACTGGTACAGCGCGGCATAGCTCCCGATCGGCTCAATGCAGTCGGATATGGCTATGAAAAGCCTATTGCTGATAATTCGACTGAGGAAGGACGAACTAAAAATCGCCGCGTCGAACTGGTAAAAAAGTAGTCCGTTCCTAGCGAACTAGCTGGCAGTATAGTCGACTAATTTCAGGAGCCGGCTCTAAACCTAACTCTCGTTTCAAGACATCCCGCAAGCGCTGATATTGTTTCTTGACCGCCACCCGATTTCCTTGTTTAGCATAGGTAGTCATCAGCAAGCTATGAACCTCTTCGGCAAACGGGTCTTCTTTCTCAACAGCTTGCAATTGGAACACCGCGCGAGTGTAGTCTTGCGCGGCAAGGTAGTAACGTGCTAGCCGGATACGGGCTTCGATATAGAGATGGCTTAGGTTTGCCCGTTGCGGCAGCAGCCACGCGTAGTCCATCTCCTCCAAGTAGTCGCCGCGATAAAGCGCAATCGCCTGTTCTAATAACCCAATGGCTAACCCCGGATCAGCCTCTGCTTGCAATCCCGCCGTTACCGACTCCCGGAAATTCTGCCGGTCGCTCGTGAAACTCCCGGGGCGTAATTGGTATTGTCGGCCACTATATAAGATACTGGCCCGACAGGCTGTCTTAGCCAGAAATTTCCTTAGATTGTATAACGTGGTGTGAAAGATAACAGTGGCACTATCGACATCACTATCTGGCCACAAATCCTCCAAAATTTTCTCTTTACTGACA
It contains:
- a CDS encoding amino acid permease, which encodes MENALQKKYGLLTAIAMVVGIVIGSGVFFKAEKILTATGGDLPLGILAWAIGGMIMIVCAYVFATMATMYEKVNGIVDYAEVTLGGQYGYFIGWFMAVIYYPTITSVLAWVSARYTCVLLGWNIVGAEAMALSGFYLVASYALNALSPRLAGKFQVSTTIIKLIPLALMAVVGIFSGLKSGILIENFTGGVIADVSENPLFTAVVATAFAYEGWIIATSINAELKDSKKNLPRALTFGTLFVALIYILYYTGLAGAVENSVIMKGGEAGAKLAFSTVFTNAGGVVLFVFVVISCLGTLNGLMMGSTRGFYALAARDVGPSPETFKGIDKNTNMPTNSSIMGLLLCGAWLLYFFGANLTPKPWFGPFSFDSSELPIVTLYAMYIPIFIMIMRKETSLSCFKRFVMPSLATFACIFMVVAACYSHGKAVAFYLIIFAVIMALGVFFKPRNSNFGNSNTRQLL
- a CDS encoding DUF3298 and DUF4163 domain-containing protein, translating into MKKSIILTAIILITLVNIALAQQNTNLFVVDHKYQKGSFDIIYPYFKGMNNTAAQDKINKELKIMIDKFIADNNNDTTSEAIVKYKVHHLSPEMISFTVTRYTYTGGAHGASFREGYTYDLNSGERYEFSDLFEFDSSARANINEQITEQIKERGIPIFEPFQGINDRPFFYIADNGQPIIFFQQYEVGPYSVGILEFAVMAKKVN
- a CDS encoding OmpA family protein, with protein sequence MKRTLLLIVFCALYLVTLPVVWANPDDGASIPYFSRMPNYYVDDNMDRDFDEFHFITSDGIQTIEGKKYQVIYSINDDKTAASPLQITRNYANAVAAMSGIKLFEGENAEGRVGRVATFKVIKGDKELWLDVNAYNDGNAFTVTLIEKEAMYQDITASGLLESLNSAGHVAVYLNFDTARADIKPEHDQIITEIYRLLAANPGLKLTIEGHTDTIGSAEDNKLLSEKRAQAVVKVLVQRGIAPDRLNAVGYGYEKPIADNSTEEGRTKNRRVELVKK
- a CDS encoding autotransporter outer membrane beta-barrel domain-containing protein is translated as MVKQIKKNKSRSWQKQLAVVIALVNGFNNAAPIALPLATIDVTAPVARRGEIERELANSFNRGGQLLDRLFFSTAYAEVINDGVTKNVELENSPADGDIINKGGTQNVNASGSATNTVVNGGIQNVNNGGSATSTTINSGHQLVSSGGSATGTIINGGFQNVNGGTVSGTIISSGIQNVHSGTAKDTTISGGTQFVYRSAEDTLIHSGGNQTVRFHNGSGGIATNTTIQSGGIQQVSSGATATNTIISAGGQQNVYLGGTANNLNVYGTQTVYGTTSGSMIMDGGKQTVHSGGTATNGSIQSGGTQTVSSGATAVSATINNEGWQYVYNGGSAAGTTIHGGGTQELSGSATGTTISGGKQDVSGGSAISTIIHAGGEQNVRLGGKAIHTTISGGRQDINIGGTATSSTINNFGDQKVYGGGTATDTTINDGQQEVFSGGTATDTTINSGGQQIVSTGGIANNTTINGFIDSAGDIYSYGLQELYGTASATTINSGGQQVVNGGSASSSMINSGGEQIVYNSGTATGTTINGGEQNVNAGGSTTGTTINGGEQNVNADGSTTGTTINSGGKQNVYNSGSATNTTVHNGGWQTVRSGAIVTDTTINGGSVILINDGATLAGSTILNQGSIQAGLDNDLSYTIEDLTVTGGKIILSNVTPESINKTADRRLTIDKLTGAANFIIATDLAKGKADHITIASGGSVQHTLQIAYDPLYESDDTIDGVSVPFAAVPGSGIGFSAVATDYGAYRYTPTLAASPDGTVWSITGLDLSDSGLPEPSETCYTASDAATGSLMIWRQENNSLIRRMGELRNNPGESGDWVQVYKGEQEIANIGTRSTTQRYTAIQGGHDSKVDFWGRTWRAGYVVGYLDSDLSLAHGSGDATSLSIGGYAAWLGESGHFLDLIIKQGRLKTSYDSYLNDPDNTKVSGSYRNWGTSFSAEYGWRKQLAGNWYLEPQAELTLGRIGSDSYTASDGTTVRHNSLNSVIGRLGLAAGRTTDSGNFYAKASLVREFNANSRVTMASGGHAPVTLEQNLKENWLELAVGVTGALSEKTDGYLEVSRTTGDKVKTPWQVNLGTRWNF
- a CDS encoding autotransporter strand-loop-strand O-heptosyltransferase yields the protein MSTKKPYVSFDAGPLTCKTDIDGLEFDFNYGARIKVPAGNWRVKIIDRDCCVTLYDAKADNVIATSTKKYYVNFGLEIYLDEQLVLRHDLALAGKKVLIKFPVGTIGDIIAWFPYAQVFKYKHNCEVYCAMAPELADLFSPAYPELHFIGPDERPPELYASYYMGIFFPCDDRMHQPVDWRIVGLQKTIPYILGLDPVEIRPCILPQNPERLIAEPYVCIAAQATSQAKYWNNGSGWMNVVKYLKEKGYRVLCIDKESCHGSGSRWNTIPYGAEDFTGSLPLIERVDLLFHADFFVGLSSGLSWLAWAVGKPVIIISGFSLPITEFYTPYRAINYHVCNGCWTDSAIEFEHDDFAWCPRHKNTDRQFECTRFINADYVNGIIDRLMLDYNLQPRKERKNSW